The Hippoglossus hippoglossus isolate fHipHip1 chromosome 21, fHipHip1.pri, whole genome shotgun sequence genomic sequence CAAGAGCTGCAACTTACAGAGTTTGATCTGTCCTATAACAGACGTAACAAAAGAAAACTGCGAATGCCACTATTTTTATCTGTTATGTCAAATGGGAGAAAAAATCATCACTGGATTTTGCTTTTTCATACATTTCCCCAAACTGTTTAAATCAAATACTGTATTGATGACAACATGTGATTTTATCCTAAtgtcatttaaattaatttaatacattttcataaaaaatatataaatcgaTAATAACTGATAAGCACCGATGAAAAGACTGCGCTATTTCATtacatcagcacacacacacacacacacacacacacacacacacacacacacacacacacacacacacacacacacacacacacacacacacacacacacacacacacacacacacacgcattgtTTTTGCAGATGTGAAggtaatctgtgtgtgtgtgtgtgtgttgtcctaATGTGCATTTCCTTATTAATCCCACATGTGACATGCAGGGGCCTGAATTCAGCCCGTGTGTCTACGAGGAAATAATGAGGTGAATGACACCTGTGGCTGTTGCCATAGCACCTGCATGGGCTCAGGAAGCCACAgtagtgggggtgggggggggggggggtggggggggggtgcaggagaTGAAACGCCATAGCAACAAGTGAAACGCTGGTTCCCACAACGTATCGCCTTGCAAATTTTTTTTACTGGTCATTTCCCCTCAGGCGGCAGACGCTCACAGGGTTTTGcatgcacagacaaacaccCACACGCAACATAGACAAGCTGCTTTATGGTTGACGTGCTGCAGTAAAGTGCTTCTAGCATCGCAGCTCTTGTGTTTAGCATTATTCCTCTTACAAAAATCATCAAGTCCATTTCCTGGAACATCACAAACTAATCTGTGGTGACtacaatgtgaaaacaacagTTGGGAGTCTGCTTTGACTTGAATCTGTCGAGCTAGAGCCTGTGAATGATTAAAGGGAAAATGGTAAAGAATACAGAGGAGTGATTATATCTCTGTTGCCGTGACAACTGCTCCATATGTTACTGATGGGTTACAAAGGAAATTTTCCACAGAGGCTGTGTAAGTGTGCGGCCGGTACCTCTCCCACGCCGGTCTGTATGATCTTCAAGCCCGTCTCAGACTCCAGGAACTTCTTTTCAGACACTGAGGGGGTCgaagaaaacaacagacattttattattgcatgtgagaattttttttttttaaaaggctttGGTGAAATGAAATCctacagaaaacaaactgtgataGTGACAAAATAATGAGCCAACAAACTGTTCTGTTcactttatgtttgtgtgtatgtgtcttttTGTTGAGCCTCACCAGCTTTAGCAGCCACCTCTCCAGCCGTCATGTTGTGCTCATTCTGGCGGATACGGAACGTCAGCACAGGACCCACCACACTgggaacgcacacacacacgtttgatACTTCACATTTGTGCgaatatattttttgtgattATTGTAGAGCAGCTGTTGGGCGGTGGTGTTACCTGATGTTGATGAAGCTGCTGGTTGTCAGGTGAATCTTATCAGCCAGTAGTTCCAACAGCTTCACGCCATCATACAGACTCAGAGGACtgggaagaaaataaaacgtCATAATCCTACATGTTAATATCATGTCTGACGCATGTAGTGATTTCCACCTATTGCCGTTTACAAACACAAGTTCAACCAGAAGAATCTATAGCTTTGTTTGCTGGAGTGCTGACCTCTGGTTGGTGACGATGTACCCGTACTCCTCCTTGGCTCCCGTACCCTCAACCAGTGGCGGCCCCTGATCCTTCAGGCCTTGTCCAGCCGCTGCAGGAGAGACCTGCGGAGGCTGCGGTGCAGAGGAGGGGCGGCTGGTGATCTTGGCTGGAGGTGTAGCCGGgactgaggcagaggagggtgCAGGAGAGGCAGCGGGCGGCCCGGcaacaggagcaggagcaggctTCTGCGGCTTGTTTGATATTTGACTGTCTGTTTTTACCATCGGCATCTGTGCAGGGAAATGATAAAATACTTATTGGTGACAGAAAATGTGCCTGATTACAATTTGAAATTGTCGCGTAGAACAGATGCGGACGTACCTCCTTGAGGGTGAAGAGGTCCTTCTCAATTGGATCTGAGGGagataaatgaacaaatgtACTACAGCAAATCATGACGACAGAATTTAAGTGCTACTTAAAGGGGGAAGAAAATCTGAGATTTTACAGGAATAAATTGTTTTTGCTGACCcccacattttttttcttcactcacTTAATATTACGACTTTTTTGTGCTATAAAAACTTTTTTGCAATATATTTTCTTCtcaattacgactttattctcgtattATTCTGACTTTATTTATCGACATTATTCTTAAAATCGCTGATTCCCCCCCTCAATATTACCATAATACTCCCTCATAAAACACAATTCAGTTGTACTATAATTACCTTTCCCACTCTTCCCTTCTTGTTCCTTTGTGAACATGTTAGGGAGTGTACCTGCTTTCTCTTgggcctgcagcagctgcagcatcagcgCGAGCTTGTAGAGCTGCTCTTGACTCAGTTCTCTGGGGTCGACTCCGTACCTCTGCAAGACCCCTGAAATCCTCTGGAGCAAGccatctaaaaaataaaaataactgttGCAACTTTTGTGTTATGCCTAGTTTTTGCATACTGTTCCTTTCTTAGCAACATTATATGAAGTATTAGTaagtttaaattcattttttctcACTGTTGTTTCCAGGCACGGAGCTGAAGTCCTGAGCAACCTTCTCATTCGGCATTCGCTGTCTGCCTGAAGTACCAAGTCTCTCCTCTAGGGTGTAGTCCTCCACATAGTCCACTGGTATCTCCAGTTCCAAGTCCTCATAGTAAGGCAGACCTGTTCAGAGCATGATAGGTTATGATTGTAAAGATAATTATTTAGCTATAATATGTTGTATAATGTGTATCCTGTGAAGCTTCCTCTACCTGCAGGGGCCATGGCAGCAGCCCCCCGGTGGCGATACGAGGGCTGTGCAGACGCCAGGTAGACAGACAAGGCCTCCTGTAGCAGCTGCCTGTCACGCTCTCGCTCTCgttctcgctctcgctctcgctctctctgatTGGCCTGGGACCTCGAAGAGGGGCGGCCGTAGTTGCCTCCCGCCCCTATGAGAGATCTCTCTACCTCGTCTTGGTACCTGTGCTGTGATTGGAAGAGGTTGTACACGGTTACTTGTCTTTTCTTAACTGTGATGCACCATTGTGAGCTTTGATTGTTGTAAGATTCAAAGTGTGGTGAACCTGGTGGTATGTGTATGGGTCCATGGATGCAGTCTCCATGCGCATTTGAGATTGAGGAGGCTCAACGATCATGTAGTCCATGTAGTTGCCACCAGGAGATGTGGACCCCGACCTTGAGTTGTGGTGACTGGGGATGTGCTGTTTAGACCTGGCAACACAGGAGATAATCAGACTGCATGACTGGGATGGATGcggagggatagagggataaTGAAGGAGGGACATATGCTGCGGTTGACTTACTGAGGTGAatgagaggtggaggaagaggagtttggCTTCGAGGGGAGGGTGGTGCGAGGAACTCTCTTCAGCTCCTTTGATAAAATATACTGGGTGATGTCATCCTGCCATGAAAGACCTGCATATgcacatgaccacacacacacacacacacgcacagcaattacacaaagacacagaggcagagtgttaggtttgtgtgtgaggaagagagagaaaatctaTTCGGTTCCTAAATGGGGTTGTGTTCAAGTACTTGCATTATTGATGGATTGCTACCTCGGATCATCAAGAATGCACtgatttcattacatttgtCAAACACTTTTATctaaagcgacttacaattagtgcattccacatctatgaggggccatttaggggttcagtatcttgcccaaggacacttctgcatgcagatggggaaggctgaggattgaaccaccgaTCTTTTGGTTGGGGGACGACCACTCTAACCCTCAGCCACAGACGCTCAGATTTCATGTCAGAACAATGGCCCCTTGGTAACATGACCAAATAAACATCACTATGACTGAAAATGCAGACCTCTGCCAAGGTGTTCCTTTTGAGACCACATTAAAATACACTATGTCTGGATGTATCTGCGCCTAAGCACACACTTATAAGCATCAGCCCCATAAAgatgcctgatttcttttcatcacggtccatgaattattctcagagaaagcAACAAAATGTTAAAACGCACAAAAGAAAACTCCTGGGCTTTTTCCTTTGAAAATTCGGTGGAAATCGGTTTAGTTTTTTGGCGAAATCCTGCTAAACCAACAGGCAAAAAACCTagaaaccaaccaacagactaGATTGGTGATGGGTAGAGCatgtacctccaccaagacccaacagtccccataaattaaatcaagctgcaccaataaattgcacacaatcataaataACATTCCTATTTCCAATGTTAATGAAAGTAAttaaacattcctggatctgccccctgatctggattgGCACTAAAACTCTATGGCTTCTTCCCAAACTAcaaccttggcggaggtaatgacCCATAAAAGAGACTCACGAGTAATTATATACAACTCATTCTTCAGTCTATATCTTTGACTTTGTTAATGATGATATTATATGCTAATTATGTTCTATCTTACCTTGGAGCATGAGCTGTTTGAGGACTTCCTGCATCCTCTTCAGAACAGGAACTGACACCTGGTACTGGACCTGGTCCTGTTTAGAGCTGTGGCACTGACCAAACAGCCCGtctgaaataaacacacacacacacacacacacacacacacacacacacacacacacacacacacacacacacacacacacacacacacacacacacacactgtaaacacttTCCACCCTTATTTTGGCCTCATTTAAAGTGACCCCTAAATGATGGCTgcattccatttagctgcttcagtttcaggatCTTGGTATTGTTCATTCTAGCTTCCAACATGCAGGAAAAGAAGCACAAAATGCACATGTGTTTTTCCTGAGACAAAAAGATGGAAGATATAATACAGAacagtaaatacacaacacTATTCAACAGTGTGGACCGACACACTATAAATGGCTCAGTGACGCTGTCAAGCGTTTCTTTATCACCCTGTAACACTTATGGCCGCCCACacaggagtgagtgagtgagtcacaGCTTTAAAGTGCAGTCCACACACAGACGCTTTCTGTCAAAGGCCTTTCAACAAGGTCAAGCCAACGtcaatgtgcgtgtgtgtgtgtatgtgtgtgtgtgtgttacctttgAAATAGTTGTTAAATTGCAGGCAACCTAATGGCAAGAAAAAGCCTTTGCTCAGAATTATTTTTCTATtccctgttttctttcatgatcataaataaatctaaatgtcGAACATTGACAGTACCTGTATAAATATTCATCCTGTAGCTGCAGCCCAGACAATTCAATGCCTCCAGTCTGCAGCCAGATACGAGCTAATGCATCATTTGAGTGAGTCTGTTGCATTGCATTGATGTATTTAGAGAAGTGTTCCACTTCTCTAAATCCTAAATCATtgattataatttaataacTACAGAAGCCAATATGAAAAAAAGCAGGAGCCAGGAGATTACGCCGCTCACACTCCTCAGTGCTCTGCTTATCACATAAGAGGAGGTGCTCTACCTGTAATGAAGGTTCTTCTGCATGCACTAAATACTGGGAATTGGATTATTTctaatttaaatacattgtgAAAAGCTAAATATCACAAAATCTGCAGAGAAATCAAAAACTCTGATCCGTCTGTATTCACATCCTCAGAAACGCTGCAGTGTGAACAAAATATGAGTAAAGCAGAGCAGACCATTATCTGGTGCAGTGATGAGTCACCACAGCCTTCCATTCCGCCAGATAAGTCTCACACGAGCCGGCCGGCCACCGAGAGCTGGTGAGTTGCGTTAGTGAACAGATTAAAGAGGATTAATGGGTTTTTATAACACTAGT encodes the following:
- the ptprna gene encoding protein tyrosine phosphatase receptor type Na, with protein sequence MHHLKPWRALLLVTVLCQTGLSDKYGCLFERKLCTRDQFCSDDGLFGQCHSSKQDQVQYQVSVPVLKRMQEVLKQLMLQGLSWQDDITQYILSKELKRVPRTTLPSKPNSSSSTSHSPQSKQHIPSHHNSRSGSTSPGGNYMDYMIVEPPQSQMRMETASMDPYTYHQHRYQDEVERSLIGAGGNYGRPSSRSQANQRERERERERERERDRQLLQEALSVYLASAQPSYRHRGAAAMAPAGLPYYEDLELEIPVDYVEDYTLEERLGTSGRQRMPNEKVAQDFSSVPGNNNGLLQRISGVLQRYGVDPRELSQEQLYKLALMLQLLQAQEKAGTLPNMFTKEQEGKSGKDPIEKDLFTLKEMPMVKTDSQISNKPQKPAPAPVAGPPAASPAPSSASVPATPPAKITSRPSSAPQPPQVSPAAAGQGLKDQGPPLVEGTGAKEEYGYIVTNQSPLSLYDGVKLLELLADKIHLTTSSFINISVVGPVLTFRIRQNEHNMTAGEVAAKAVSEKKFLESETGLKIIQTGVGERTDARGLPQVTRVSQGSSGTVITLVSMAVVGGVLVLAMAVACLRHYAQQVTNGKIGLGPEAGAETHFDYQELCRQHMASKSSLSRQDCMGGASSSMAGAAIGTGAGGRRGTDTSRVSSVSSQFSDGPQHSPSSTHSSTPSWSEEPAQSNMDISTGHMILAYMEDHLRNKDRLQKEWEALCSYQAEPSSLAVAQGPSNMDKNRHAESLPYDHSRVKLKSEVNTNKQDYINASTISDHDPRQPAYIATQGPLPHTVADFWQMVWENGCTVIVMMSALVEDGEKQCERYWPDEGSSLYHIYEVNLVSEHIWCKDFLVRSFYLKNVQTQETRTLTQFHLLSWPANGIPTSTRPLLDFRRKVNKCYRGRSCPIIVHCSDGISRTGTYILIDMVLNRMAKGVKEIDIAATLEHIRDQRPGLVHTKDQFEFALTAVAEEVNAILKALPQ